One genomic window of Gossypium hirsutum isolate 1008001.06 chromosome D11, Gossypium_hirsutum_v2.1, whole genome shotgun sequence includes the following:
- the LOC107927246 gene encoding universal stress protein A-like protein produces MADVVAKDRKILVAVDEGEESMYALSWCLKNIISQCCKDTLFLLYVRSAQAFHSSLDGTGYLFSSDVLATVDKYSNDVANCIIEKAKRMCREKGDDEVKVEVIIESGDPRDVICRVAENINADVLVMGSHGYGLIQRAFLGSVSNHCAQNVKCPVLIVKKPKSSSSATGTK; encoded by the exons ATGGCTGATGTTGTAGCTAAGGACCGCAAAATCCTGGTAGCCGTGGATGAAGGGGAGGAGAGCATGTACGCTCTCTCATGGTGCCTCAAGAACATCATTTCTCAATGTTGCAAAGATACCCTTTTCCTCCTTTACGTTAGATCTGCACAAGCTTTTCACTCTTCGCTCGATGGCAcag GGTATTTGTTTTCTTCTGATGTTTTGGCCACCGTGGACAAGTACAGCAACGATGTGGCGAATTGTATCATCGAAAAGGCCAAAAGGATGTGCAGAGAGAAAGGTGATGATGAG GTTAAAGTAGAGGTGATAATAGAGAGTGGTGATCCAAGGGACGTGATTTGCCGGGTTGCCGAGAATATCAATGCTGACGTTCTTGTTATGGGAAGCCATGGCTATGGCCTTATTCAGAG GGCATTCTTGGGGAGTGTAAGCAATCACTGTGCACAGAATGTGAAGTGCCCTGTTTTGATTGTGAAGAAGCCCAAGTCTTCCTCCTCTGCAACTGGAACCAAATGA
- the LOC107927215 gene encoding histidine kinase CKI1 produces the protein MPQQRKCPKILLSTICSLIILGVCVYLTRKLCMLNNDTRDRFMSDSYSEHQNSISAIEATSRFLLPLNTSALNLARTLSSALNGSELSFVTIEKKIAPSLFIALSTIPSLSQISYVGLNGLMFSYYNDEDDQKLAVFCNTSFSSNWYSMLVNRDTGVLYGKAITLNATNRINETWFQEALNRTEGYFSLGKGWNDDQDSLFLTSVTMDGSGVISVGFPVQVVIDHFAALNFSGGYFHLATVDGDVIVQSELPNAEIIVNNNTVLIRASELDGSTIRSISNCSCKPVDGNRVSFHGRIMGEKYTFYCSTVEIAGVQAVYVLAYHKGGLVTIIEENTKLSSLLLILMFVSILVAFIIFILFSIRAAKREMYLCAAFVKQMNATQQAERKSMFKTRTYLRANHDIRSSLAAISTLLDLCHADAHPHPELAANLVQIKSCNKDLLDILNSVLNIGKIEAGKMDLEEEEFNLAQLLENVVDVEYPSGIKKGVDVVLDPCDGSIGKLSLVRGDRVKLKQILFNLLRNAIKFTSDGHVSIRAVVKKRSFEKEIIASNGNLVSKCLSLLFCKKEDFEDMDALHRAEQNLNKMEFEFEVDDTGKGIPKDKQASIYEEFIQVKDTTVGEGRLEEEGCGLGLGIVQSIVRLMDGEIGIVDKEPGERGTCFRFTVMLMVCQPEPTLEPLEDSVNGGEPRCSISRSPTASSHVILYITGEERKRVLKKYMESLNIKVTLVKQGKCIHRLLEKIKCKLDYSYNNSSRRPESSSANLPAKSASGSSTAGTNDTFAGIKGGSDSSWGQYTKNNSRNCSTFILVVIESSLGNLSELCCAVANFRACIPDNLCKFVLLDNPVMRPRGGKEEDRLVSHFHERISEPLHGSRLIKVLHLLPEREEFQQNCLGTNRHRTSSSHPPLLEQVAINENTEMRIKKSLNEKTILKQVVINENIETMIIKKPNEKTILEQVVINKNTEKPLNEKTILLVEDSPLNRRITSERLKKLGAEVEVCTNGEEAVDKVCKMLKENNKRKAQPYDFILMDCQMPVMDGYEATRLIKREEKLYGVSIPVIALTADPLPEEATTGAGMNSYLIKPLNLDKLLEIIPTLSK, from the exons ATGCCTCAGCAAAGAAAGTGTCCCAAAATACTTCTATCAACAATTTGTTCTCTTATCATTTTA GGGGTTTGTGTGTATCTAACAAGAAAGTTATGCATGTTGAACAACGATACCAGAGATAGATTTATGTCTGATTCTTATTCAGAACACCAGAACTCGATTTCAGCAATCGAAGCCACTTCTAGATTCTTGCTTCCTCTCAACACATCAGCACTCAACTTAGCAAGAACATTGAGCTCGGCGCTGAATGGATCCGAGCTATCATTTGTTACTATTGAGAAAAAG ATTGCACCATCGTTGTTCATTGCGCTTTCAACAATTCCAAGTCTATCACAGATTTCTTACGTGGGATTGAATGGCTTGATGTTTTCGTATTACAATGATGAGGACGACCAAAAACTAGCAGTATTCTGCAACACTTCCTTTTCTTCCAATTGGTATAGTATGCTGGTCAACCGTGATACTGGCGTCTTGTATGGAAAGGCAATTACTTTGAATGCCACGAATCGAATAAATGAAACATGGTTTCAAGAAGCCTTAAATCGAACCGAAGGGTATTTTTCCCTCGGCAAAGGATGGAATGATGATCAAGATAGCCTATTTCTTACCTCTGTTACTATGGATGGAAGTGGTGTTATATCTGTTGGATTCCCTGTTCAAGTGGTTATTGATCATTTTGCAGCACTAAATTTTAGTGGAGGGTACTTCCATTTGGCTACAGTTGACGGGGACGTGATCGTGCAATCCGAGCTTCCAAATGCTGAGAttatagtaaataacaacacagTTTTAATTCGAGCATCGGAACTTGACGGTAGCACGATACGGAGTATCAGCAACTGTTCGTGTAAACCTGTTGATGGGAACAGAGTATCCTTCCATGGGAGAATCATGGGAGAGAAGTACACATTTTATTGCTCCACAGTTGAGATTGCTGGAGTTCAAGCA GTGTATGTGTTAGCGTATCACAAGGGTGGATTGGTCACCATCATTGAAGAGAACACCAAGCTATCCTCATTGCTTCTTATACTGATGTTTGTATCCATATTGGTTGCGTTCATTATCTTCATTTTGTTTTCCATTAGAGCAGCAAAAAGAGAAATGTACTTGTGTGCGGCATTCGTAAAACAGATGAATGCAACTCAACAAGCGGAGCGCAAGAGCATGTTTAAGACTCGAACTTACTTGAGGGCGAACCACGACATTCGATCTTCCTTGGCtgcaatctcaactttgctcgaTCTTTGTCATGCTGATGCTCATCCTCACCCCGAGTTAGCTGCAAATTTGGTTCAGATAAAGAGTTGCAACAAGGACCTCCTAG ATATATTAAATTCAGTATTGAATATCGGTAAAATTGAGGCCGGGAAGATGGATCTCGAAGAAGAAGAATTCAACTTGGCTCAACTCCTCGAGAATGTTGTCGATGTCGAATATCCTTCAGGTATCAAAAAGGGCGTTGATGTTGTACTTGATCCTTGTGATGGTTCCATTGGTAAACTATCTCTGGTGAGAGGTGATAGAGTTAAGCTTAAGCAAATTTTGTTCAACTTACTTCGCAATGCTATTAAGTTTACATCAGATGGTCACGTCTCGATTCGTGCAGTCGTCAAAAAACGAagttttgaaaaagaaatcattGCCTCTAATGGTAATTTAGTATCAAAGTGTCTATCCCTATTATTTTGCAAGAAAGAAGACTTTGAGGATATGGATGCACTTCATAGAGCTGAACAAAATCTCAACAAAATGGAGTTTGAGTTCGAGGTTGATGATACCGGTAAGGGAATTCCTAAAGACAAGCAAGCATCTATTTATGAAGAATTTATTCAGGTTAAGGATACAACTGTCGGTGAAGGTCGCCTCGAAGAAGAAGGATGTGGTCTCGGACTTGGTATTGTTCAATCCATT GTGCGGCTGATGGATGGAGAAATAGGGATTGTTGATAAAGAGCCTGGTGAGAGAGGCACTTGTTTCAGGTTCACTGTTATGCTTATGGTTTGTCAGCCCGAGCCGACGCTCGAACCGTTAGAAGACTCTGTGAATGGAGGTGAACCACGTTGTTCCATTTCTAGGAGCCCTACAGCTAGTTCTCATGTCATACTCTACATAACAGGGGAAGAAAGGAAGAGAGTTTTGAAGAAATATATGGAAAGCTTAAACATAAAAGTGACATTAGTAAAGCAAGGGAAATGTATTCATCGGCTGCTAGAAAAGATAAAGTGCAAGCTGGATTATTCTTACAACAATTCTTCGAGAAGGCCAGAGTCAAGCTCAGCTAACTTGCCAGCAAAATCTGCATCAGGCAGTTCTACTGCAGGAACAAATGATACATTTGCTGGGATCAAAGGAGGAAGTGATAGTAGTTGGGGACAATACACAAAGAACAACTCTAGAAATTGTTCAACTTTCATACTAGTAGTAATTGAATCCAGTCTCGGCAATTTATCTGAACTGTGCTGTGCTGTAGCTAATTTCCGGGCATGTATTCCGGATAACTTATGTAAGTTTGTCTTGTTAGATAATCCAGTTATGCGTCCGAGAGGTGGAAAAGAAGAGGATAGGTTAGTTAGTCATTTTCATGAACGAATAAGTGAACCACTCCATGGATCACGCTTAATTAAAGTGCTGCATCTACTTCCAGAACGTGAAGAATTCCAACAGAATTGCTTGGGGACCAATCGACATAGGACTTCTTCATCTCATCCTCCGTTACTTGAGCAGGTGGCAATAAACGAAAATACGGAGATGAGAATAAAAAAGTCTTTGAATGAGAAGACAATTCTCAAGCAGGTGGTGATAAACGAAAATATAGAGACGATGataattaaaaagccaaatgagaAAACAATTCTCGAGCAGGTAGTTATAAACAAAAATACGGAGAAGCCTTTGAATGAGAAGACAATTCTTTTAGTTGAAGACTCTCCGCTAAATCGAAGGATAACAAGTGAAAGGCTTAAGAAACTTGGAGCAGAAGTTGAAGTGTGTACAAATGGGGAAGAGGCAGTCGATAAAGTTTGCAAGATGTTGAAAGAAAACAACAAACGCAAAGCTCAACCTTATGATTTTATCCTCATGGATTGCCAG atgCCAGTGATGGATGGATATGAAGCAACAAGACTAATAAAAAGGGAGGAGAAATTGTATGGTGTTAGTATACCAGTGATTGCATTAACCGCTGATCCTTTACCTGAGGAAGCAACTACCGGCGCTGGAATGAATTCTTATTTGATTAAGCCATTGAATCTTGATAAATTGCTTGAAATTATTCCAACTTtatctaaataa
- the LOC107927296 gene encoding calreticulin, protein MAIPKRNPIFLSVIFVSLLAIASAKVFFEERFDEGWESRWVKSDWKKDENMAGEWNYTSGKWNGDPNDKGIQTSEDYRFYAISAEFPEVNNKDKTLVFQFSVKHEQKLDCGGGYMKLLSGDIDQKKFGGETPYSIMFGPDICGYSTKKVHAILTYNGTNHLIKKEVPCETDQLTHVYTFILRPDATYSILVDNVEKQTGSLYTDWDLLPPKKIKDPEAKKPEDWDDKEYIPDPEDKKPEGYDDIPKEIPDPDAKKPEDWDDEEDGEWIPSTIPNPEYKGPWNPKKIKNPNYKGKWKAPMIDNPDFKDDPDLYVFPSLKYVGIELWQVKSGTMFDNILVADDVEYAKKLAEETWGKQKDAEKAAFEEEEKKKEEEESKDEPVDSDAEDDDDDTDDGEGSESDSSKDSAEEDAVQHDEL, encoded by the exons ATGGCGATTCCTAAACGAAACCCTATTTTCCTATCTGTAATCTTTGTTTCGCTCCTCGCCATCGCCTCCGCTAAAGTATTCTTCGAAGAACGTTTTGATG AGGGATGGGAAAGTCGGTGGGTAAAATCTGACTGGAAAAAGGATGAGAACATGGCTGGGGAGTGGAATTACACTTCTGGAAAATGGAATGGAGATCCTAACGACAAAG GTATTCAAACTAGTGAAGACTACAGGTTCTATGCTATTTCAGCTGAGTTCCCAGAAGTCAACAACAAAGATAAGACTCTAGTCTTCCAATTTTCTGTCAAGCATGAGCAAAAGCTTGATTGTGGTGGTGGCTACATGAAGTTGCTCAGCGGTGACATTGACCAGAAGAAATTTGGTGGTGAAACCCCATACAG CATCATGTTTGGGCCTGATATCTGCGGCTATAGCACTAAGAAAGTGCATGCTATTCTCACCTACAATGGGACAAACCACTTGATCAAAAAGGAAGTTCCTTGTGAGACTGACCAACTCACTCATGTTTATACGTTCATTCTCCGTCCGGATGCTACCTACAGTATCCTTGTTGACAATGTTGAGAAACAAACTGGTAGCTTGTACACTGATTGGGATCTTCTCCCACCTAAGAAAATAAAGGATCCTGAGGCCAAGAAG CCTGAAGATTGGGATGACAAGGAATACATCCCTGATCCCGAAGACAAGAAGCCTGAG GGTTATGATGACATTCCAAAAGAAATTCCAGATCCTGATGCTAAGAAG CCTGAAGATTGGGATGATGAAGAAGATGGTGAATGGATACCTTCAACTATTCCCAATCCTGAATACAAGGGCCCATGGAATCCAAAG AAAATCAAGAACCCCAACTACAAGGGCAAGTGGAAGGCACCAATGATTGACAACCCTG ATTTCAAGGATGATCCGGATCTCTATGTTTTCCCCAGCTTGAAGTATGTTGGTATTGAGTTGTGGCAG GTGAAATCGGGAACAATGTTTGATAACATCTTAGTCGCTGATGATGTAGAGTATGCCAAGAAACTAGCTGAAGAAACATGGGGCAAGCAGAAGGAT GCTGAGAAGGCAGCATTTgaggaggaagagaagaagaaagaggaaGAG GAATCGAAGGATGAGCCAGTTGATTCCGAT GCTGAGGACGACGATGATGATACTGATGATGGTGAAGGAAGTGAGTCGGATTCAAGCAAAGATAGTGCTGAGGAAGATGCAGTACAACAT GATGAGCTATAA
- the LOC107927213 gene encoding uncharacterized protein yields the protein MGSSSVITPEDVLESLMNDGTIDALRLKIINQLKANEDLKNTTIKMAEQSKVLNTSGAEKQTKRELFDALRQELETPVLKRASKAVWELILDSNGLGKEISETVERVFCKLSGREPPLFPYSNNIVLQPEKAVGNEKRKGKEKEYENERENSKSKSKKRSFNDMNAEGNATDITGNSSDTPAALHDAN from the exons ATGGGGTCATCATCCGTAATAACCCCAGAAGATGTGTTGGAGTCATTGATGAATGATGGAACCATTGATGCTCTCAGGTTGAAGATTATAAATCAACTAAAAGCCAAT GAGGATCTGAAGAACACAACGATCAAAATGGCAGAACAGAGTAAGGTCCTAAACACGTCTGGTGCGGAGAAACAGACCAAAAGAGAATTGTTTGATGCACTTAGGCAGGAACTTGA AACCCCAGTGCTCAAGAGGGCCTCAAAAGCAGTTTGGGAGTTGATTCTGGACAGCAATGGGCTAGGGAAGGAAATAAGTGAAACAGTTGAAAGAGTCTTTTGTAAATTAAGTGGCAGGGAACCTCCACTGTTTCCTTATTCAAACAATATTGTTCTTCAGCCTGAAAAAGCAGTCGGAAAcgagaaaagaaaagggaaagaaaaagagtaTGAAAATGAAAGGGAGAACTCTAAATCCAAATCAAAGAAACGAAGTTTCAACGACATGAATGCCGAGGGAAATGCCACTGACATCACTGGAAACTCTAGCGATACTCCAGCTGCACTGCATGATGCTAATTAA